One segment of Thermosynechococcus sp. HN-54 DNA contains the following:
- a CDS encoding GAF domain-containing protein produces MTPVIEQLQSLNRILVELARRQPFHGANFEEILQDILCTSARSLNVARVSLWFYSGDRQHIECVHLFQHSPQEFTAGMRLTASDYPRYFAALQEERTITAHDAWVDPRTQEFRQSYLEPLGITSLLDVPIWVEGVMIGILCYEHVGPPRQWTIAEEQFAASLADLVSLAVESRDRHRALKALEESEDRLATFFQATSEAVIIHEQGQILDVNAAAERLFGYTASELVGQSVLLLTHPESRSLILERIEQPLDVPFEALARTKRGETLIVEVQGKSILYRGRWARVLGVRDITQRKAAEQNAQLAAQRQQLLAEIALRIRQTLELPDILSTTVVEVRRYLLSDRVFIVSFEPRTEEIQIVAADMAPQWHTNLEALLHNVHYRSRLLTTPATLSCDQSEIADPQLQEVYEAYHIQSCLLIPIQHQPDGKCFLLGVHQCDRKREWQPYERAFLEQLAIQVAIALQQAALYQQLAALNANLEHQVAERTEQLQQKMRELEELNHLKDVFLHAVSHDLRTPVLGTLMVINHLLQTHSSETIPVPRSTLTCIQQSQQRQLHLIETLLHIHVDQQSLPSLAIAPTALAALVNETLTDLQPLLQKNKATVKLDIPPTLPLVPVDPMQLRRVYENLITNALKHNRPGLRITLTAEAQGDMVYCTVQDNGVGIRSDQRSRLFDLYYRGSESHHRTGIGLGLYLCRQIITAHGGEIGIEDNHPRGAIFWFRIPIARPT; encoded by the coding sequence ATGACCCCCGTGATTGAACAACTGCAAAGTCTCAACCGCATTTTGGTAGAACTGGCGCGGCGGCAGCCGTTCCACGGGGCAAACTTTGAGGAGATTTTGCAGGACATTCTCTGTACGAGTGCCCGCAGTCTCAATGTGGCACGGGTAAGTCTTTGGTTTTATTCGGGCGATCGCCAGCACATTGAATGTGTGCACTTGTTTCAACACTCGCCGCAAGAGTTTACGGCAGGGATGAGGCTGACGGCCAGCGACTATCCTCGCTATTTTGCGGCTTTGCAAGAGGAGCGGACGATTACCGCCCATGACGCTTGGGTTGATCCACGTACCCAAGAGTTTCGCCAAAGTTACCTCGAACCTCTTGGCATTACCTCACTGCTGGATGTACCCATTTGGGTCGAAGGGGTGATGATTGGCATCCTCTGCTACGAGCACGTGGGGCCGCCTCGCCAGTGGACCATTGCCGAAGAGCAGTTTGCTGCTTCCCTAGCGGATCTGGTGTCCCTTGCGGTGGAGAGTCGCGATCGCCACCGCGCCCTCAAAGCTCTAGAGGAAAGCGAAGACCGCTTAGCCACCTTCTTTCAAGCCACCTCTGAGGCAGTGATTATCCATGAGCAAGGGCAAATTCTCGATGTGAATGCCGCCGCCGAACGCCTCTTTGGCTACACTGCTTCAGAGCTAGTGGGTCAGTCGGTGTTGTTGCTGACACATCCAGAGTCGCGATCGCTGATTTTAGAGCGGATTGAGCAGCCCCTTGATGTCCCCTTTGAAGCCCTTGCCCGCACCAAAAGGGGTGAAACACTGATTGTCGAAGTCCAAGGAAAATCGATTCTTTATCGGGGGCGCTGGGCGCGGGTGTTGGGAGTTCGCGATATTACGCAGCGCAAAGCAGCAGAACAAAATGCCCAATTGGCTGCTCAACGCCAGCAGTTGTTAGCGGAGATTGCCCTGCGAATCCGTCAAACACTTGAACTGCCAGACATCCTCAGTACGACAGTCGTAGAAGTCCGCCGCTACCTTCTTAGCGATCGCGTGTTTATTGTCTCGTTTGAACCTAGGACAGAGGAAATTCAAATCGTCGCCGCCGATATGGCTCCGCAGTGGCACACTAACCTAGAGGCTCTGCTGCACAATGTGCATTATCGTTCACGATTGCTCACCACCCCAGCCACCCTCTCCTGTGATCAGTCTGAAATTGCTGATCCCCAACTGCAAGAGGTGTACGAAGCTTACCACATTCAATCTTGCCTATTGATTCCTATCCAACATCAGCCTGACGGCAAATGCTTTTTATTGGGAGTCCACCAATGTGACAGGAAACGGGAGTGGCAACCCTACGAGCGAGCCTTTTTGGAGCAGTTGGCCATTCAGGTGGCGATCGCCCTCCAGCAAGCGGCGCTATACCAACAACTGGCTGCCTTAAATGCCAATTTGGAACACCAAGTAGCAGAGCGCACCGAGCAGTTGCAGCAAAAAATGCGGGAACTGGAGGAATTAAACCACCTCAAGGATGTCTTTTTGCACGCCGTCTCCCACGATCTGCGCACCCCCGTCTTGGGGACGCTGATGGTCATTAACCATCTCTTGCAAACCCACAGCAGTGAGACAATTCCTGTCCCTCGCAGTACACTCACCTGCATTCAACAGAGTCAGCAGCGTCAACTGCATTTGATTGAAACACTCCTGCACATCCACGTTGATCAGCAGTCTCTACCGTCGTTGGCGATCGCCCCCACTGCCTTAGCTGCCCTTGTGAATGAAACTTTGACGGATCTGCAACCGCTGCTCCAGAAAAATAAGGCCACCGTGAAACTCGACATCCCCCCCACCTTGCCCCTTGTGCCTGTTGATCCCATGCAACTGCGGCGAGTCTATGAGAATTTGATCACCAACGCCCTAAAACACAATCGCCCCGGCCTGAGGATCACCCTCACAGCGGAGGCTCAGGGGGACATGGTTTACTGCACCGTTCAGGATAATGGGGTCGGTATCCGCTCTGACCAGCGATCGCGCCTCTTTGATCTGTATTACCGTGGCAGTGAAAGTCACCATCGCACCGGTATTGGTTTAGGGCTATACCTATGTCGGCAAATTATTACGGCCCATGGTGGTGAGATCGGCATTGAAGACAACCACCCACGGGGGGCGATCTTTTGGTTTCGCATTCCCATAGCCAGACCAACATAG
- a CDS encoding cell division protein SepF produces the protein MLGKLRDLMGLTPETDIYDEEYPQGTARTLTTESDVEPLPASRPTLSHEFDTNSQPSVTPSSVPPGSSPSNVIGMPNAGRWWGAVAEVLVMQPRSFSEMPEVIKALKERKSVVLNLTLMEPEQAQRSVDFVAGATFTIDGHQERIGESIFLFTPSCVQVSTQVGGVRPATTPVAPPPAWGMDAQKQRSA, from the coding sequence ATGTTGGGCAAACTCCGTGACCTCATGGGTCTAACCCCAGAGACTGACATCTACGATGAGGAATACCCTCAAGGAACGGCACGAACACTAACCACGGAATCTGACGTGGAACCGCTGCCCGCATCGCGGCCAACCCTCAGCCATGAGTTTGACACCAATTCACAGCCCTCAGTTACTCCTAGCTCAGTACCTCCAGGATCCTCTCCTTCTAATGTGATTGGCATGCCCAATGCCGGCCGTTGGTGGGGTGCGGTGGCGGAAGTGCTGGTGATGCAACCCCGCAGTTTTAGTGAAATGCCTGAGGTGATCAAAGCCCTCAAGGAACGCAAGTCAGTGGTGCTGAATCTCACCTTGATGGAGCCAGAGCAAGCCCAACGCTCAGTGGATTTTGTTGCCGGTGCCACCTTCACCATTGATGGTCACCAAGAACGCATTGGTGAGAGCATTTTTCTATTTACCCCTAGCTGTGTGCAAGTGAGTACGCAAGTGGGTGGAGTTCGTCCAGCTACCACACCGGTTGCCCCACCGCCCGCTTGGGGGATGGATGCCCAGAAACAGCGTAGTGCCTAG
- the proC gene encoding pyrroline-5-carboxylate reductase, translating to MPRNSVVPRVPTFGIIGCGRMAEAMLARLLADGLLPEQVWVSARSPQRQQYLAHTYGVRVTTNLEVATAETLLLAVKPQVFADIESELADSPVAQGTGIALSIMAGINSGRLRRLFPQRLIFRAMPNTPAQVGAGMIALASDSAATEPEITKIKNLLGVLGQVVAVSEGQMDAVTALSGSGPAFVALIVEALCDAGVAVGLSRSLTQELVYGTIAGTVQLLNERGMHPAQLKDAVTSPAGTTIAGLEVLEAAGVRGTLLQTIKAAYERAQALN from the coding sequence ATGCCCAGAAACAGCGTAGTGCCTAGGGTGCCGACCTTTGGGATCATTGGCTGTGGCCGTATGGCGGAAGCCATGCTTGCGCGCTTGCTGGCGGATGGTCTCTTGCCAGAGCAGGTGTGGGTTTCGGCGCGATCGCCCCAGCGGCAGCAGTATCTAGCCCACACCTACGGCGTGAGGGTAACGACCAACCTAGAGGTGGCCACAGCCGAAACGCTGCTACTGGCGGTCAAGCCCCAAGTCTTTGCTGATATTGAGTCAGAGCTGGCGGATTCTCCAGTCGCTCAGGGCACGGGGATTGCCCTCTCAATTATGGCAGGGATCAATAGTGGGCGGCTGCGGCGGCTGTTTCCCCAGCGGTTGATCTTCCGAGCGATGCCAAATACACCGGCACAGGTAGGGGCAGGCATGATTGCCCTCGCTAGCGATAGCGCGGCCACTGAACCAGAGATTACAAAAATTAAGAATTTGCTAGGTGTGCTAGGCCAAGTGGTGGCCGTCAGTGAAGGGCAAATGGACGCGGTCACAGCGCTTTCTGGCTCAGGGCCTGCCTTTGTTGCCCTGATTGTGGAGGCTCTGTGCGATGCGGGGGTGGCGGTGGGCTTGTCGCGATCGCTGACACAGGAACTCGTTTATGGCACAATAGCAGGCACAGTACAATTACTTAATGAGCGCGGTATGCATCCAGCGCAACTCAAGGATGCCGTCACCAGTCCTGCGGGGACAACCATTGCGGGTCTTGAAGTACTGGAAGCTGCCGGTGTGCGTGGAACCCTCCTGCAAACGATAAAAGCGGCCTACGAGCGTGCTCAAGCCCTCAACTAA
- the dapA gene encoding 4-hydroxy-tetrahydrodipicolinate synthase: protein MTDFGRVITAMITPFTADGAIAYEVAADLAQYLVANGSDGIVVCGTTGESPTLTWEEEFQLFQTVQQAVAGKAKVIAGTGSNSTREAIHATAKAAELGLDGALLVVPYYNKPPQEGLYAHFQAIAKAVPDFPLMLYNIPGRTGQNLLPETVIRLAEYPNIIAIKEASGSLDQASDLRAALPPTFRIYSGDDSLTLPLLAVGGYGVVSVASHLVGSRIQEMIQAFVQGETATATAIHCQLLPLFKVLFVTTNPIPIKAALRLQGWAVGEPRLPLTSASDAVISQLKPVLDHLGLLKS, encoded by the coding sequence GTGACTGACTTTGGACGTGTGATTACCGCCATGATTACGCCATTTACAGCCGATGGCGCGATCGCCTACGAGGTAGCGGCGGATTTAGCACAGTACCTTGTGGCCAATGGCTCCGATGGCATTGTGGTTTGTGGCACCACCGGCGAATCGCCCACCCTAACTTGGGAAGAAGAATTCCAACTCTTTCAAACCGTACAGCAGGCTGTTGCAGGCAAAGCCAAGGTGATTGCCGGTACGGGTTCCAACTCCACCCGTGAAGCCATTCATGCCACTGCCAAAGCCGCAGAATTGGGACTCGATGGTGCCCTTTTGGTTGTCCCCTACTACAACAAACCCCCTCAAGAAGGACTCTACGCCCATTTTCAGGCGATCGCCAAGGCCGTTCCTGACTTTCCGCTGATGCTTTACAATATCCCCGGCCGCACGGGGCAAAACCTGCTCCCTGAAACCGTCATCCGTCTTGCTGAATACCCCAACATTATTGCCATCAAAGAGGCCAGCGGCAGCCTTGATCAAGCCAGTGACCTACGTGCTGCCCTACCGCCGACCTTTCGCATTTACTCCGGCGATGATTCCCTAACGTTGCCATTACTGGCCGTTGGTGGTTATGGTGTAGTCAGTGTGGCCAGTCACCTTGTTGGCTCGCGCATTCAAGAGATGATCCAAGCCTTTGTCCAAGGAGAGACGGCCACAGCCACTGCTATTCATTGTCAACTGCTGCCACTGTTCAAGGTTTTATTTGTGACGACGAATCCGATTCCAATTAAAGCTGCCCTCCGTCTCCAAGGTTGGGCGGTGGGTGAACCCCGACTGCCCCTCACGTCTGCGAGTGACGCTGTGATTAGCCAATTGAAGCCTGTTTTAGATCACCTTGGCCTACTGAAGTCTTAA
- a CDS encoding ribonuclease J — protein sequence MSQSAATAALKIIPLGGLHEIGKNTCVFEFQDEIILLDAGLAFPTDGMHGVNIVLPDMTYLRQNREKIKGMIVTHGHEDHIGGIAFHLKQFDIPVIYGPRLAMALLQGKLEEAGVADRTEIRTVQPREMVRLGKNFLVEYIRNTHSIADSFSVAIHTPIGVIIHTGDFKFDFTPVDGECFDIQRLAEHGEKGVLCLISDSTNSEVLGYTPSERSVFPNLDRAFSQAEGRIIFTTFASSVHRLSMALELAQKYGRVVSVLGRSMLNVIAHARQLGYIRCPDDLFVPLHMMHKYPDHQVMYLTTGSQGEPLSALTRIAKGEHNKIKIRLGDTVILSAHPIPGNTIAVVNMIDRLMMQGAKVIYGREQGIHVSGHACQEDQKLMLALTKPKFFLPVHGEHRMLVKHAQTAQSMGIPPENMVIIDNGDVVELTRDSIRVVDKVPAGIELLDRGGIVKAHVLQERQQLAEEGIITVAVAVGSDGTLKATPEVHLRGVVTAIEAQAWQAWVHATVETALSDRWSEYARNGDIDWPGVKAHLERELVRLVRRELQGNASVLLLLQPIDVTPTATTGIRRRRSTASVVG from the coding sequence ATGAGTCAATCCGCTGCAACTGCTGCCCTAAAAATTATTCCCCTCGGTGGGCTGCACGAAATTGGCAAGAACACCTGCGTTTTTGAATTTCAAGATGAAATTATTTTGCTGGATGCGGGGCTGGCCTTTCCCACCGATGGCATGCATGGGGTCAATATCGTCCTGCCCGATATGACGTACCTGCGGCAAAACCGCGAGAAAATCAAGGGGATGATTGTCACCCACGGCCACGAGGATCACATTGGTGGCATTGCCTTTCATCTCAAGCAGTTTGATATTCCCGTCATCTATGGCCCTCGCCTTGCTATGGCGTTGCTCCAAGGCAAACTTGAAGAGGCCGGTGTTGCCGATCGCACGGAAATCCGCACGGTGCAGCCTCGGGAGATGGTGCGCTTGGGCAAAAACTTCCTTGTGGAGTATATTCGCAATACCCACTCCATTGCCGATAGCTTCTCAGTGGCGATTCATACCCCCATTGGCGTGATTATCCACACGGGGGATTTCAAGTTTGACTTTACACCCGTGGATGGTGAGTGCTTTGACATTCAGCGGCTAGCGGAACATGGTGAAAAGGGCGTTCTTTGCCTGATTAGCGATTCCACCAACTCGGAAGTGCTTGGCTACACCCCCTCAGAGCGATCGGTCTTCCCCAACTTAGATCGGGCTTTTAGCCAAGCGGAGGGGCGAATTATCTTTACCACGTTTGCCTCCTCAGTCCATCGTCTGAGCATGGCCTTGGAACTGGCTCAAAAATACGGCCGCGTCGTCTCCGTCTTGGGTCGCTCGATGCTCAATGTCATTGCCCATGCACGGCAGTTGGGCTACATTCGCTGCCCCGATGATCTCTTTGTGCCGCTGCACATGATGCACAAGTACCCGGATCATCAGGTGATGTACCTAACCACTGGCTCCCAAGGAGAACCCCTGTCTGCCCTGACGCGGATTGCCAAGGGAGAACACAACAAAATTAAAATCCGCCTAGGGGATACTGTCATCCTCTCTGCCCACCCCATTCCGGGGAACACGATTGCGGTGGTGAACATGATTGATCGCCTGATGATGCAGGGAGCAAAAGTCATCTATGGCCGCGAACAGGGCATCCACGTCTCTGGCCATGCCTGCCAAGAGGATCAAAAACTGATGCTGGCGTTGACGAAGCCCAAGTTCTTTTTACCCGTGCATGGCGAGCACCGCATGTTGGTAAAACACGCCCAAACAGCGCAGAGCATGGGCATTCCCCCTGAGAATATGGTGATTATTGACAATGGCGATGTTGTAGAACTCACCCGTGACTCGATTCGTGTTGTAGATAAGGTGCCTGCTGGCATTGAGCTACTGGATCGCGGGGGTATTGTCAAGGCCCATGTGCTGCAAGAGCGGCAACAACTGGCTGAGGAAGGGATTATCACCGTGGCAGTGGCGGTGGGCAGTGATGGGACACTCAAAGCGACTCCTGAAGTTCACCTGCGAGGTGTGGTCACCGCTATTGAGGCACAGGCCTGGCAGGCTTGGGTGCATGCCACCGTTGAAACGGCCTTGAGCGATCGCTGGAGTGAATATGCCCGCAATGGCGATATAGATTGGCCAGGGGTCAAAGCTCACCTTGAGCGCGAACTGGTACGACTGGTGCGCCGTGAACTTCAGGGCAATGCGTCCGTGCTATTGCTCCTGCAACCGATTGACGTTACCCCCACTGCTACGACAGGTATTCGGCGACGCCGTAGCACTGCTTCTGTAGTTGGCTAG
- a CDS encoding AMP-binding protein has product MLQNLTSVVPHWLWYPRNGQWYTATARLLQQLANYQEQLQQQQPTLLVLAEPDPLSFLSGFLAALSTGTPLLLANPQWQSQEWQQVAAILPQNFMAWGTVPPLDPQGSGEPLPQGWILIPTGGTQGRLRWAIHTVATLQAAVMGLQSHLQQGAIHCLSILPLYHVSGLMPVVRSLWTGGQLYLGTHLRDLRQTAPPASVDLWLSLVPRQLQQVLTDPLPWLADLRGIFVGGGPTWSQLLEQAAAEKLPLCLSYGMTETAGMICAQRRGEFLAGDRSCGQVLPHAQMDLTATGEIQIQAASLALGYYPQLFHETIFQTDDRAQWRGDRLYILGRSSRKIISGGENIYPEELEALLLNSGLVQDIYVYGALHPLWGEQVVALYVGDSSPEELSRWLKQQCSAYKCPKQWISVPQIPRTPQGKVRLSSIKEAL; this is encoded by the coding sequence TTGTTACAAAACCTTACAAGCGTTGTCCCCCACTGGCTGTGGTATCCCCGCAACGGACAATGGTACACTGCTACCGCTAGACTCCTCCAGCAATTAGCCAACTATCAAGAGCAACTCCAACAGCAGCAGCCCACTCTCCTCGTATTGGCAGAACCCGATCCCCTCTCCTTTCTCAGTGGTTTTCTCGCAGCGCTCTCCACAGGGACGCCCCTATTGCTGGCCAATCCCCAATGGCAGTCCCAAGAGTGGCAGCAGGTGGCAGCAATCCTACCCCAGAATTTTATGGCTTGGGGAACGGTGCCCCCCCTCGACCCCCAAGGCTCTGGAGAACCATTGCCCCAGGGCTGGATTCTGATTCCCACTGGCGGCACTCAAGGGCGGTTGCGTTGGGCGATTCACACAGTGGCGACCCTTCAGGCGGCAGTAATGGGGCTGCAAAGCCATTTACAACAAGGGGCGATTCACTGTCTCAGTATTTTGCCCTTGTACCATGTCAGTGGCCTGATGCCCGTGGTGCGATCGCTCTGGACAGGTGGACAACTCTATCTCGGTACCCATCTACGGGACTTACGGCAAACAGCACCTCCTGCCAGTGTAGATCTGTGGTTATCGCTGGTGCCGCGGCAACTGCAACAGGTGCTCACAGACCCCCTACCGTGGCTAGCCGATTTAAGGGGCATTTTTGTTGGCGGTGGCCCCACTTGGTCGCAACTGTTAGAGCAAGCAGCAGCCGAGAAGCTCCCCCTGTGTTTGAGTTATGGCATGACAGAAACCGCAGGCATGATCTGTGCCCAACGGCGCGGTGAATTTTTGGCGGGCGATCGCTCCTGTGGTCAAGTCTTACCCCATGCCCAGATGGATTTAACCGCTACGGGCGAGATTCAGATCCAAGCGGCCTCCCTTGCCCTTGGCTATTACCCTCAGTTATTCCATGAAACGATATTCCAAACGGACGATCGCGCTCAATGGCGGGGCGATCGCCTCTACATTTTGGGACGCAGCAGCCGCAAAATCATCAGTGGCGGCGAGAATATCTACCCCGAAGAACTCGAAGCCTTACTACTGAACAGTGGCCTTGTTCAAGACATCTATGTTTACGGTGCCCTCCACCCCCTTTGGGGCGAACAAGTCGTTGCCCTCTATGTGGGAGACTCCTCCCCTGAGGAACTCAGCCGATGGCTCAAACAGCAGTGCAGCGCCTACAAATGCCCTAAGCAATGGATTTCTGTGCCCCAAATTCCCCGTACCCCCCAAGGAAAAGTGCGATTGTCTTCAATCAAAGAGGCGCTTTGA
- the rsfS gene encoding ribosome silencing factor: protein MRLGESSLTIQQMQRVAAITDPSLKLAWTAAYAADDRKGVDICLLDVSGVSYLTDYFVIITGLSKTQVRAIYQGIEEAALEHCQRQPQHIEGQAECSWVLMDYGDVIVHVQLPKERQYYNLEAFWGHAQRIAFESLVTT from the coding sequence GTGCGTTTAGGAGAGAGCAGCCTGACTATTCAACAGATGCAACGGGTGGCCGCAATTACTGACCCTAGCCTTAAACTAGCATGGACCGCAGCCTATGCCGCCGACGATCGCAAGGGCGTGGATATCTGCCTTTTGGATGTAAGTGGCGTGTCCTACTTAACCGATTACTTTGTGATCATTACGGGACTCTCAAAAACCCAAGTGCGCGCCATTTACCAAGGAATTGAGGAGGCGGCTCTCGAACATTGCCAACGCCAACCCCAACATATTGAAGGCCAAGCGGAATGTTCGTGGGTGCTGATGGACTACGGCGATGTCATTGTCCACGTGCAGTTGCCCAAGGAACGTCAATACTATAACCTTGAGGCCTTTTGGGGGCACGCCCAGCGCATTGCTTTTGAGTCACTGGTGACCACCTAG
- a CDS encoding GTPase family protein, with amino-acid sequence MGLSGWQWILFVLPLGAIATFILTAASIQIHNWGLSWVWAVVVVILLLWRWGVAHWLKGQPTEIDPRPFDLPRSSDSETDQRALKILQHTLEQSRQDPPPWENWPLFWQRAQTLVSEIAKVYYPNAQRPLLQIYVPQAYRLLRDTIDDVDRWLETLNPILSRVTVGQAVRAYELSRQVAPVARWGFTAWNWAQWLLNPSVAIAKTFTQEQQQKANQALIANLGLTLREQVLKALGLRAIALYSGSLTQLELPTPTSHTDTGTLQDILEQSLPLARAETEPVNVVLVGRTGAGKSSLINSLFAAPTTAVSPLPNTNDIQHYRWQEDLTLWDTPGYEDIRGADIQARLRELLPRMDLVLLLTPALDPALAPDLTALELIRQQVRDLPIVVAVTQVDRLRPLREWQPPYDWQRGTRPKEVSIREAVAYRQEQLAVYTPHLLPIVNATEGRAAWGLDALSETLVKFIAPAKQIRMARWLSDRQTRLQTAARLIDTYCHRITTSQGITDLLKRPVLQFLSTMLTGSPAAAWLLAEQLPLEHLPVILCKLQLAYELYTLLQNASDRIEVPTRPFDLKTLAPLLLQRRSPLDQDTWATGHTLVEFWTQPEPPLTLMARYEDYWQRFGMVPAK; translated from the coding sequence ATGGGACTCTCTGGGTGGCAGTGGATTCTTTTTGTCCTACCCCTAGGGGCGATCGCCACCTTTATCCTCACCGCCGCCTCAATCCAAATTCATAATTGGGGACTGAGTTGGGTCTGGGCAGTAGTCGTGGTGATTCTGCTGCTGTGGCGGTGGGGAGTTGCCCATTGGCTCAAGGGTCAGCCGACAGAGATTGACCCCCGTCCCTTTGATCTGCCGAGGAGCAGTGATTCAGAAACGGATCAACGCGCCCTCAAGATTCTCCAACACACCCTTGAGCAGAGCCGCCAAGACCCACCCCCTTGGGAAAATTGGCCGCTCTTTTGGCAGCGGGCACAAACCCTCGTCAGTGAGATTGCCAAGGTCTATTATCCCAATGCCCAACGTCCACTGTTGCAAATCTATGTGCCCCAAGCCTATCGCCTGCTGCGGGACACGATTGATGATGTGGATCGCTGGCTCGAAACCCTCAACCCGATTTTGTCGCGGGTGACCGTGGGGCAGGCAGTGCGCGCCTATGAACTCTCGCGGCAGGTGGCTCCCGTTGCCCGCTGGGGCTTTACCGCTTGGAACTGGGCACAGTGGCTCCTCAATCCCAGTGTGGCGATCGCCAAAACGTTTACTCAAGAGCAGCAGCAGAAGGCGAATCAAGCCCTGATTGCTAACTTGGGATTGACGCTGCGGGAGCAGGTGCTCAAGGCCTTGGGACTGCGGGCGATCGCCCTCTATAGCGGTAGCCTCACCCAACTGGAATTGCCCACTCCCACCTCGCACACAGATACAGGGACATTACAGGACATTTTAGAGCAGAGTCTGCCCCTTGCCCGTGCCGAAACGGAGCCAGTTAACGTTGTTCTGGTGGGTCGCACTGGCGCAGGCAAAAGCAGCCTGATCAATAGTTTATTTGCAGCACCCACCACCGCGGTTTCCCCTCTGCCCAACACCAACGACATCCAGCACTACCGTTGGCAAGAGGATTTAACGCTCTGGGATACCCCCGGCTACGAGGATATTCGCGGTGCTGATATTCAAGCTCGCCTGCGGGAATTACTGCCGCGCATGGATCTGGTGCTGTTGCTCACTCCTGCCCTCGATCCGGCCCTTGCCCCCGACCTTACCGCTCTGGAACTGATTCGCCAACAGGTGAGGGACTTGCCGATTGTGGTTGCGGTGACCCAAGTGGATCGCCTACGCCCCCTGCGGGAATGGCAGCCCCCCTATGATTGGCAACGGGGCACCCGTCCCAAAGAAGTGAGTATTCGCGAGGCCGTGGCCTATCGTCAAGAACAGTTGGCGGTCTATACGCCCCATCTTCTGCCCATTGTCAATGCCACGGAAGGACGAGCCGCTTGGGGACTCGATGCCCTGAGTGAAACCCTTGTGAAGTTCATTGCCCCCGCCAAGCAGATCCGCATGGCTCGCTGGTTGAGCGATCGCCAGACCCGGCTCCAAACTGCTGCCCGGCTCATTGACACCTATTGCCACCGCATCACCACCAGTCAGGGTATTACCGATTTGCTCAAGCGACCAGTACTCCAGTTTCTTTCGACAATGCTCACGGGGTCTCCCGCCGCCGCATGGCTCCTCGCTGAACAACTGCCCCTAGAACACCTGCCGGTGATTCTTTGTAAATTGCAACTGGCCTATGAACTCTACACGCTGTTGCAAAATGCCAGCGATCGCATAGAGGTACCAACGCGCCCCTTTGATCTGAAAACCTTGGCACCCTTGCTGCTACAACGTCGTAGCCCTTTAGATCAAGATACTTGGGCAACGGGACACACCCTCGTAGAGTTTTGGACACAGCCTGAGCCACCTCTGACGCTGATGGCGCGCTATGAGGACTATTGGCAGCGGTTTGGTATGGTTCCAGCAAAATAG